A stretch of Mytilus edulis chromosome 11, xbMytEdul2.2, whole genome shotgun sequence DNA encodes these proteins:
- the LOC139495354 gene encoding uncharacterized protein — translation MLYRTKMFHVYHKEIQSLIFVILFLIGACYDLKCPVRSQHQQRFNNSCDIFDENYMCLQDVLTFQHIELCATKRHFQRPGYIIVWSGNLNGQICDSQRYQPIRYFNSDGSDCILRKSVCNEEGQIIVEDGSPISDRRCRCDYRRGYSFVSEPKNKCTCIPSIEDCSCYFKHCPKYQEVSPDYKCIWQDEIDERFNCKRFLSWETDNQEKKMENSRQHIHVISADTKLLTNEMLYSG, via the exons ATGTTGTACCGGACGAAAATGTTCCATGTATATCATAAAGAAATACAGTCTTTAATT TTTGTGATTCTCTTCCTAATTGGAGCTTGCTACGATTTAAAGTGTCCTGTCCGTTCACAGCATCAACAGCGTTTTAATAACTCTTGCGACATCTTTGATGAAAATTACATGTGCTTACAGGACGTGTTAACATTTCAACATATCGAACTATGTGCTACTAAAAGACATTTTCAACGACCTG GTTACATAATTGTTTGGAGTGGaaatttaaatggacaaatttgTGACAGTCAACGATATCAACCAATAAGATACTTTAATAGTGACGGGAGTGATTGCATTTTGAGAAAATCGGTTTGCAATGAAGAAGGACAAATTATAGTTGAAGACGGATCGCCTATCAGTGATCGTCGATGTCGATGTGATTATAGACGAGGATATTCTTTTGTTTCTGAGCCAAAAAATAAGTGTACTTGCATTCCATCAATAGAGGATTGCTCCTGCTATTTTAAACATTGTCCGAAATATCAAGAAGTATCTCCAG ATTACAAATGCATATGGCAAGACGAAATAGACGAACGTTTCAACTGTAAAAGATTTTTGAGCTG GGAGACCGACAATCaagaaaagaaaatggaaaattCAAGGCAACATATTCATGTAATCAGTGCTGACACGAAATTGTTGACTAATGAAATGTTGTATTCAG Gataa